The Salvia miltiorrhiza cultivar Shanhuang (shh) chromosome 2, IMPLAD_Smil_shh, whole genome shotgun sequence DNA window CTTTGATTTTTTGATACCTAAGCGTGAGGAATAATAAAGGTGGCATAATAAAGCCGATGTATCTGTGAATTGAAAATTCCTCACGCTTAAGTATCAAAAAATCAAAGTCAAAATTCTAAAATCAACTTCTATTTGGGGGTGTTTTATACTTgtggaaaaaatcagaaaaagtTGAAAGATGGTGtatttttttccttaaaattttaaaggtaatgagaaaaataataatttattgaaaattcgTATATTTTACAGCAAATATctcttataaataaatattttccatataaatttaatcattataataaattatgcaatttatgatttaaataaaatacatatctATAAATATCATTTGTAATTATGAATAGATTGCAAAATTCCGATGAGGCCTAACTCAAGTGGCAAAGCTGAAGCACTCAAAAACTGGCATTTGTAAGAAGTTTTGGATTCAATCTCGCCTGCGTGCATGTGAGAAGTTTTCCCACTTTTGAGTGCACAGTGATTCTACTTATTTcttgtggaaaaaaaattgaagaaaatgtaCTTAATTTATAACCAATCAGTCTACTTATTAATTTCtcgtggaattttttttttttttgaagagaaTGTAATTAATTTACCTTTCTATTGTAATTTTGATTTATCATCTAACACTTCTAAAATGTGAAAAAGAAAATGggataaacttttttttttctcaaaccATTCATACATTTTTAACTTCCCAAATACctcttaaaataatattaatagcaaaataaaaataaaaacaatctaGCTGAGTAAAATATGATTGTGACGTGTTGGATTCGACGCGTAAATTTCCATCTAAAACGAAAACAACCATAAAATTGTATATTCAAGTCGCATACAATTTTGAATTTCTTCAAATTGTGCCAAAtcttataataaataaataaataaacttgtcCTTATCTCTATACAAACGTGGATATAGTGTTTTTACCAGTCTTCTGggatgaaaaaataaataaattttgacTTTCAGTCAACCTTTTCTATCTTCTTGGAACCTGAGAAATTATGACCAAGAAATTAAACACGTTTATTGTTACATTTTATGTCGACTTATATGAAGACTTGTAGTATAAATTTTAGTGTCACTTAAATTGCTATCAACTAGGATGCAACATATTAGATAGGCAAGTTCTATCATTACACTTAACattattatacatataaaaatatatatactagtttatagtattaattttaaatcctattttttatttttatttttataattttacaattttcatTATAACTTAAGGAGGGTAAAACccatatttaattatgtaaaCTATAGGATTATTCCTATCATAGACAGGCCTCCATTTTAATTAGTCGTGAGAAACTGTAAAACTTACCATATTTCGGTTGTTTTTGAACTAATTGCCCTAGTTTCTACTTTAAAAAGTCTATAATTGCTATTTTCATTATCCTTTGtaaaaaaactataaattttttacataattaaaatattcttAAAATACTTTaaatattgaaagaaaaatgTTTATCATCCATAACTGTAAGATTTCTTTTATGAGTATTTATGAAGAAGTAACTAGCTCCGGAATCATGACTTGTTTTCCTACAAAGAAGAAGTCAATTATGTATTAAGAGACTAAAATTGcaactagggatggcagtggatcttggacccggtccagatccgtggatccagatccgtttttatggatctggatctcaattttttggacccgacggatctggatctcaattttgaaaacggatctggatctggatcttgaaattttagatccggatccggcccagatccgacccgtggatccgttttattatatatatattttatattttatatttagtttactaataatattaattaaattaaaaataataaataaattatattcaaaagaataaaaactaaaagtaattagataaaagtattttgtgttatatttttcatgatggaaattagatattgttgattttgtgaaattttgttaatttaatttaaaaatagtagatccatggatctggacccgtggacccgcggatctgacggatctggatctggatccaaaattttcagatccacggatctggatttggatctggatctggtatatgaaaacggatctggatctggtattggccagacccggtccagatccggcccgttgccatccctaattgCAACCCTTTGGAAACTTACTACCCATAATTAATATGAGaacaaaatatcattttttaaaaaaaattcaagggAGATTGCACAGCCGCTAACTTCAATTGTCTATAAATCGCTGTCTATTACTTTATAGACAATCGGTTTTGTCTATACAAAATATGCTCGTCTATAAGCAAATAAACGACGGGGCGGTGGCCTTATAGACGACAAGCACTGAGCCCGTTGTCTATGAGCGCACCTACGTATGTAGACTATTCATTTATGACAGACGTTTTTCTAATAGACGATAACTTTTGCCTATTATTTATTAGCGAAATTCTTGTAGCGACACATTGTTGGATAGACTCATATTCCCGTGTGATCGCCTACAAATCACACATAATCACACTTGAAAAATATAATCAAGTGTGAAACCGACATTAGTATTGGTCCTTATGAATCCCCAAGGGGACACAAAAATTTATTCCACTAAAACCCCACAACATTTTGATACATAGCAATGTACACAACATCACCTATTTAAGACAGCAATATCATATATGCCACAACACCACTTGATGCAAGAGATCCAAAATCGTATATTTTAcaacaaaaacacaaattaaTACCCCTCAAGATCCTGATCATATATGAGCAACTTATTCATGGGATATATACTACAAACAGAAATTAATTACTACACAAAATTGTATTATATATGATCATATATAGGAATCAAGCAAGCACATGTTGCTCATATTTATATAGCTCAACTATACTCCTATATTCCCCACAATACATCACCAAAATTTATGTTGAAGAAGTCGTCTTTATCAACTGGCTCACTCATGAAATCTAGCTGGGATTTTGCAGCACTCAAATCCCCCCAATCAAGTAGGGAACAAACTTGCTCATGATCAAATTCTTGCTCATCAAAAAACTTGTGTTGATAtagatcatcatcatcatcatcagcagcagcagcaggatTGAAATCTGAGTCTGCATTCGACTCGAAAACACCGATGTTTTCTAAACCTAATTGGCTGAACAAGGCAACCTTGGAAGGTGCAGGTGTGTTTTGATTCAGACCAGTTGTTATGGTACTAGAATTGCTGTCGGAAGATTGCTCTTCCTGAGCCAGATTCCGAATCTTCATCGAGCCGTTGCGCCGTTTCGCCACGTGGGCGTGCCAGT harbors:
- the LOC131009293 gene encoding transcription factor MYB13-like, encoding MVRPASIDKNGMRSGAWSEEEDNKLRACINQFKNHKVPNWRLLPSVAGLKRCGKSCRLRWVNYLKPGLKRGNFTKDEENLIIQLHNQLGNKWSAIAAHFPGRTDNDIKNYWHAHVAKRRNGSMKIRNLAQEEQSSDSNSSTITTGLNQNTPAPSKVALFSQLGLENIGVFESNADSDFNPAAAADDDDDDLYQHKFFDEQEFDHEQVCSLLDWGDLSAAKSQLDFMSEPVDKDDFFNINFGDVLWGI